The window GCAAGCCCAGCAGCATGGTATTATAGGCCACTTCGCGCGTCAGCTCGTGTTTGAAGGAGTATTCCGCCGCGGCCGTTACTTTGTTGCGGCGGAGGAAGTCGCCGTGCTCGAGCGTATCGAGTTCGCCCGCCAGCGCCTTGGGCTCGACACCGACCATGCCGGACAAAAGCGTGATCGACACGTCGCTGCCGATCACCGCCGAGGTCTGCAGCAGGGTTTTCGGCAGCCCGTCCAGCAGATCGATACGCGCCGCCAGCACCGAGGCGATGGTCGGCGGAATGTCGATGCGGGTGGTCGGCGAAGCGAAGCGATAATTGCCCGGCTGGCCGTCGAGCACCTTCTTGTCCTTCAGCGCCTGGACCAGCTCTTCGAGGAACAGCGGATTGCCCTGGGCCTGCGCCAGGATGGTCCGCTTGATCGCGTTCAGGCTGGCATCCTTGCCCATCAGCCAGTCGAGTAACTGGTGCGAGGCCTCCATCTCCAGTGGGCCGAGGTCGACGCGGCTGAGACCGCGATCGATCGGCTTGGCATCCGGACGCTGGGTGGCGATCAGCAGAATCCGTGCGCGCCGCAGCGCGGCCACCATGGCGTGCAGGACCAGCCGGGATTCGACGTCCATCCAGTGCACGTCCTCGACCAGCATCACCACCGGCGTCAGCCGCTCCTGACGCAGCACCAGTCCCCGAACGGCGTCGATGATTCCGGCCCGCCGCTGGGTTGGGTCGAGTTTCTTCCAGTCTGGATCGTCACTGTCGATGTCGAGCAGCGACAGCACCGCGGGCAGAAACGCCATCGCGTCGGGGCCGAAGCGGTTGAGCACCACCGGGGCGCGGGCGATGATGCGTTCCGGCGTGTCGTCGGGACCGATGTTGAACATGGTTCGGATCACGGTGGTGACCGGATAATAGCTCGATGTCACCCGCTGGGGCGCGCATGCGGTTTCCAGCACGATCCAGTCCGACGACAAGTGCCGGATGAAGTCGTGCACCAGGCGCGATTTGCCCTGGCCGGCCTCGCCGGAGATCAGCAGGGCCTGGCCCTTGCCGCTTGCGGCGCGGGTCATCGCGTCGGTCAGGCTGCGCAATTCCTCGTTGCGGCCGACCAGCAGGCTGAGGCCGCGCGCCGAGCGCACCTGCCAGCGCGTGCGCAGGCGCAGCTCGGTCAGCTCATAGGTGTCGATCGCTTCCGAGATGCCCTTGACCCTGGTAGGGCCGCGTTTGACCGCCTTGATGAAGCCCTCGGCCAGGCCGTGGGTGTCCGCCGACAGCACGATGGTGTTGCGCGGCGCGATCTCCTCCATCCGCGCGGCGAGATGCACGGTCTTGCCGACCGCGTCATAATTCATCGCGAGATTGCTGCCGATCGAATGGATGACGACCTGGCCGGAATTGATGCCGATGCGGATGGCGACATTGGCGCCGGTGGTGCGGTTGTGATTGTCGACCGCCGCGCGCATCGCCAGCGCCGCGCGGCAGGCCTGCACGGCATGATCTTCGCTCGCGATCGGGGCGCCGAACAGCGCCATGATGCCGTCGCCCAGCGTCTGGTTGACGAAGCCCTCGTGCTGATGCACCGCGTCCATCAGCAGTCGCAGCAGGGGAGCCAGTACGCCGAGGGCTTCCTCCGGATCGAGCTGGTCGATCAACTGGGTGGATTCGAGGATGTCGGCGAAGACGACGGTGACGTGCTTGCGTTCACCGAGGATGGCATTACCGGAGCGCTGGATATGTTTGGCGAGGGCCGGGGGAACGCTGGATTGCAGGAAGGTCTGGGCATGATGGCCGAATGCGCTCGGTAGCGTTTTCGGCCGCCCGCATCCGCCGCAAAAGCTTACGGCGGGTCCCATTGCGAAGCCGCAATGAACGCATGGAATTGTGATGCCGCCAGCCACTCCGCTGCCCTATGTCCCTCGGCAGCCCCAACCTTGAAAAGCCCCGACCTTTGCGCAGTGCACACGATAGCATGGCGGATGTCATGCTAAAAGGGTCACCAGCGCGCCGCTTTGGCGCGACAATTTGCAAAGCCGCCGGTCGCGAGACCGCAGGCTGTCTCGGGGAGCCGCATGTAACTGCAGGTTGCGCGGGGGCTGCAGCCTAAAATTAACGCAGGCCGCCCGGAGGGTCCATGCTTCCGGCGATCTGGCTGCTCGATGCCTTTTGCGCGAGGCCGGGCG is drawn from Bradyrhizobium prioriisuperbiae and contains these coding sequences:
- a CDS encoding ATP-binding protein, which produces MGPAVSFCGGCGRPKTLPSAFGHHAQTFLQSSVPPALAKHIQRSGNAILGERKHVTVVFADILESTQLIDQLDPEEALGVLAPLLRLLMDAVHQHEGFVNQTLGDGIMALFGAPIASEDHAVQACRAALAMRAAVDNHNRTTGANVAIRIGINSGQVVIHSIGSNLAMNYDAVGKTVHLAARMEEIAPRNTIVLSADTHGLAEGFIKAVKRGPTRVKGISEAIDTYELTELRLRTRWQVRSARGLSLLVGRNEELRSLTDAMTRAASGKGQALLISGEAGQGKSRLVHDFIRHLSSDWIVLETACAPQRVTSSYYPVTTVIRTMFNIGPDDTPERIIARAPVVLNRFGPDAMAFLPAVLSLLDIDSDDPDWKKLDPTQRRAGIIDAVRGLVLRQERLTPVVMLVEDVHWMDVESRLVLHAMVAALRRARILLIATQRPDAKPIDRGLSRVDLGPLEMEASHQLLDWLMGKDASLNAIKRTILAQAQGNPLFLEELVQALKDKKVLDGQPGNYRFASPTTRIDIPPTIASVLAARIDLLDGLPKTLLQTSAVIGSDVSITLLSGMVGVEPKALAGELDTLEHGDFLRRNKVTAAAEYSFKHELTREVAYNTMLLGLRRSLHAKAVEIIETRFSDRLDEHIDRLADHAFLAELWQKAVPYQLRSCRRALKRGAYHGAVTIFERALETLSRWLPSPDKTRAELDFRLTAVIALEPLGQHRRIADVLREAQRLAYASNDALRITAVNIQLAIALWRLGEHEAAMTAATDASAIAEHIKVPTLSFGATFVIGIVHHEIGNFAKALEIHEQCLQSWTPEIDQKRAGWAAYPSVMVRAFIAASLIELGELERASAMAEDARLRAEVTKDAYSRATINHVLGRLLTVLGRPTEALVLLQQTWDECLEREMVQMYPTLAARMAEAHLAAGDIDAAIEITAAPEKLDVPLAEHSWGWRYLFVAQGRALLAAGRIADALAAAELALALAQERGEPPQQANALILLGDIAAITEPTAADEHYRPAYELAERCGMKLVMQRCREAQAKLPAQHARVG